One window from the genome of Cricetulus griseus strain 17A/GY chromosome 2, alternate assembly CriGri-PICRH-1.0, whole genome shotgun sequence encodes:
- the LOC118238178 gene encoding ovomucoid-like has protein sequence MLVFSRVMYITLLFLLYSGYCTREYEPVCGTDGITYTNKCIFCLAHKSSHASINLEHYGRC, from the exons ATGTTGGTCTTCTCAAGAGTTATGTACATCaccttattatttcttctttattctg GATATTGTACCAGAGAATATGAGCCAGTCTGTGGAACTGATGGCATAACTTATACCAACAAGTGCATTTTCTGCCTTGCACACAA aagtAGCCATGCCTCCATTAATTTGGAACATTATGGCCGATGCTGA